Proteins found in one Mustela lutreola isolate mMusLut2 chromosome 10, mMusLut2.pri, whole genome shotgun sequence genomic segment:
- the GPX7 gene encoding glutathione peroxidase 7 isoform X2: MFLGPGNRRAVGRSPGAGGETEVQSPVLQRQRGRRRGGAPSLPSRPAPEPPPPAPHAGSPRLDFALAAPPAREPVMVATLVAAWLLLSAAAYAQREQDFYDFKAVNIRGKLVSLEKYRGSVSLVVNVASECGFTDQHYRALQQLQRDLGPHHFNVLAFPCNQFGQQEPDSNKEIESFARRTYSVSFPMFSKVAVTGTGAHPAFKYLIPLVPLWACP; encoded by the exons ATGTTTCTGGGGCCCGGGAACCGGCGCGCAGTCGGACGCTCGCCCGGTGCTGGTGGGGAGACTGAGGTCCAGAGCCCGGTGCTCCAGCGCCAGCGAGGCAGAAGGCGAGGGGGCGCGCCTAGCCTCCCCAGCCGCCCCGCGCCGGAGCCGCCTCCGCCCGCCCCCCACGCTGGGTCCCCCCGCCTCGATTTTGCCCTCGCGGCGCCGCCAGCTCGGGAGCCAGTCATGGTGGCTACACTGGTGGCGGCGTGGCTGCTCCTGTCGGCCGCGGCCTACGCGCAGCGGGAGCAGGACTTCTACGACTTCAAGGCGGTCAACATCCGGGGCAAGCTGGTGTCGCTGGAGAAGTACCGCGGTTCG GTGTCTCTGGTGGTGAATGTGGCTAGCGAGTGCGGCTTCACGGACCAGCACTACCGAGCCTTGCAGCAGCTGCAGCGGGACCTGGGGCCCCACCACTTCAATGTGCTTGCCTTCCCCTGCAACCAGTTCGGCCAGCAGGAGCCCGACAGCAACAAGGAGATCGAGAGCTTCGCCCGCCGCACCTACAGTGTTTCTTTCCCCATGTTTAGCAAGGTCGCAGTCACTGGTACCGGTGCCCACCCTGCCTTCAAGTACCTGATCC
- the GPX7 gene encoding glutathione peroxidase 7 isoform X1, producing the protein MFLGPGNRRAVGRSPGAGGETEVQSPVLQRQRGRRRGGAPSLPSRPAPEPPPPAPHAGSPRLDFALAAPPAREPVMVATLVAAWLLLSAAAYAQREQDFYDFKAVNIRGKLVSLEKYRGSVSLVVNVASECGFTDQHYRALQQLQRDLGPHHFNVLAFPCNQFGQQEPDSNKEIESFARRTYSVSFPMFSKVAVTGTGAHPAFKYLIQTSGKEPTWNFWKYLVAPDGKVVGAWDPTVSVEEIRPQITALVRKLILKKREEL; encoded by the exons ATGTTTCTGGGGCCCGGGAACCGGCGCGCAGTCGGACGCTCGCCCGGTGCTGGTGGGGAGACTGAGGTCCAGAGCCCGGTGCTCCAGCGCCAGCGAGGCAGAAGGCGAGGGGGCGCGCCTAGCCTCCCCAGCCGCCCCGCGCCGGAGCCGCCTCCGCCCGCCCCCCACGCTGGGTCCCCCCGCCTCGATTTTGCCCTCGCGGCGCCGCCAGCTCGGGAGCCAGTCATGGTGGCTACACTGGTGGCGGCGTGGCTGCTCCTGTCGGCCGCGGCCTACGCGCAGCGGGAGCAGGACTTCTACGACTTCAAGGCGGTCAACATCCGGGGCAAGCTGGTGTCGCTGGAGAAGTACCGCGGTTCG GTGTCTCTGGTGGTGAATGTGGCTAGCGAGTGCGGCTTCACGGACCAGCACTACCGAGCCTTGCAGCAGCTGCAGCGGGACCTGGGGCCCCACCACTTCAATGTGCTTGCCTTCCCCTGCAACCAGTTCGGCCAGCAGGAGCCCGACAGCAACAAGGAGATCGAGAGCTTCGCCCGCCGCACCTACAGTGTTTCTTTCCCCATGTTTAGCAAGGTCGCAGTCACTGGTACCGGTGCCCACCCTGCCTTCAAGTACCTGATCC aGACTTCTGGGAAGGAGCCCACCTGGAACTTCTGGAAATACCTAGTGGCCCCAGATGGAAAGGTAGTCGGGGCTTGGGACCCAACTGTGTCGGTGGAGGAGATCAGGCCCCAGATCACAGCACTCGTGAGGAAGCTCATCCTGAAGAAGCGAGAAGAGTTATAA